One window from the genome of Bdellovibrio sp. NC01 encodes:
- a CDS encoding S8 family serine peptidase, whose translation MGQQSLAFIILFFASFLVWPSAYAGTSLKLNYATISTNSSAAISDFSADDLMSVEATEFILQFKRPLNVLQKRSLNKSFQVFGYIPDDAFVVRATALQLREFQSTHSNVSGFVKYDWKFKVESELLSLSVFNKDEAQILIIRIFNASEAQNIFAKIKAIDPQALIELEDSATLSGSLTSQGNKANNFANAFHGKQFAIYTRKHFIPQIAMLTGVEHISTPPKIELYDFQTSDADAPPTLTGYESGTKLMNFDAAYAEAFTGRGQILAMADTGVDSGDVQTLTPDLHDAVIEGQAFGLRSTSWADPMGHGTHVAGLMVGRGILSDRAVHGGAIEASLIAGSMWSPLVKNMTVPSKLSTLFDAAFKSGARVHSNSWGSNKDPGAYDASAVQVDEWTYNNPDMLVVFAAGNNGADMNKDGRIDEMSLGSPGTAKNCLTVGASKNWVANGGLQSQIGKLNEGRTLWAAEPLASSKMSDNERGLAPFSSRGPTKDGRLKPDVVAPGTNILGVKSHQDGASSLWGYFSKDYTWSGGTSMAAPLTAGAAGVTRQMLIEKWGIANPSAALVKAMLLHSAEDLFPGQFGAVGAEKGQEILVTRPNVDEGYGRVNMQNMVALGSHDTETHVIDARDGVAQDQAVTYTITVTKESGLYANLVWTDAPGSPNAAAALVNDLDLELMYPDGHIWKSEDHVNNVESLELSGLTPGIYQLTIRGYRVPEGPRNTQAFALIYSVRPL comes from the coding sequence ATGGGCCAACAGTCTCTGGCTTTCATCATTCTATTTTTTGCCTCGTTCCTTGTTTGGCCATCTGCCTATGCGGGCACTTCTTTAAAACTTAATTACGCCACAATTTCGACAAACTCATCTGCGGCAATTTCTGACTTTTCAGCCGACGATTTAATGTCTGTTGAAGCGACTGAGTTCATCTTGCAGTTCAAGCGACCGTTAAATGTTCTGCAAAAAAGATCATTGAATAAGTCATTCCAAGTTTTTGGTTACATCCCTGATGATGCCTTTGTTGTGCGTGCGACGGCTTTACAACTTCGTGAGTTTCAAAGTACTCACAGTAACGTCAGTGGCTTCGTAAAATACGATTGGAAATTTAAAGTAGAATCTGAATTATTAAGCTTAAGTGTCTTTAATAAGGACGAAGCACAGATTTTAATCATCAGGATCTTCAACGCCAGTGAGGCGCAAAACATCTTTGCTAAAATCAAAGCGATCGATCCGCAAGCGCTTATTGAACTTGAAGACTCTGCAACCTTAAGTGGTTCTTTAACTTCTCAAGGCAATAAAGCGAACAACTTTGCGAATGCATTTCATGGAAAACAGTTTGCGATCTATACGCGTAAGCACTTCATTCCGCAGATTGCAATGTTAACAGGGGTTGAGCATATTTCGACTCCACCAAAAATAGAGCTTTACGATTTCCAAACTTCTGATGCCGATGCGCCACCGACTTTGACTGGTTATGAATCGGGAACAAAGTTGATGAACTTTGATGCGGCTTACGCGGAAGCTTTCACCGGTCGAGGGCAGATCTTAGCGATGGCTGATACGGGCGTGGACTCGGGTGATGTGCAGACTTTGACGCCAGACCTACATGATGCCGTGATCGAAGGACAAGCTTTCGGTTTGCGTTCCACTTCGTGGGCTGATCCGATGGGGCATGGAACTCATGTGGCGGGCTTGATGGTCGGTCGCGGAATTTTATCTGATCGCGCGGTTCATGGTGGCGCCATCGAAGCCTCTTTGATTGCTGGCAGTATGTGGTCGCCCCTGGTGAAGAACATGACGGTGCCATCAAAGCTTTCAACATTGTTCGATGCTGCTTTTAAATCCGGTGCACGAGTTCATTCCAACTCGTGGGGATCAAATAAAGATCCGGGTGCCTACGATGCTTCGGCGGTGCAGGTCGATGAATGGACTTACAACAATCCCGATATGTTGGTTGTCTTTGCTGCCGGTAACAACGGTGCTGACATGAACAAAGATGGGCGCATCGATGAGATGAGTTTGGGCTCTCCGGGCACTGCAAAAAACTGTCTGACAGTGGGCGCTTCTAAAAATTGGGTCGCGAATGGTGGCCTGCAATCACAAATTGGTAAACTCAATGAAGGTCGCACCTTGTGGGCGGCGGAACCTTTAGCCTCTTCAAAAATGTCAGACAACGAACGTGGACTTGCGCCATTTTCTTCGCGTGGGCCTACAAAAGATGGTCGTTTAAAACCCGATGTTGTCGCCCCCGGAACAAACATCTTAGGCGTGAAATCGCATCAAGACGGCGCTTCCAGTTTGTGGGGTTATTTTAGCAAAGACTACACATGGTCGGGGGGCACATCGATGGCGGCACCTCTGACAGCGGGTGCTGCGGGTGTGACTCGTCAGATGTTGATTGAAAAATGGGGGATTGCAAATCCTTCGGCAGCGCTTGTGAAGGCGATGTTGTTGCACTCTGCGGAAGATTTATTTCCCGGTCAGTTCGGTGCCGTGGGCGCAGAAAAAGGCCAAGAGATTTTGGTGACTCGCCCGAACGTTGACGAGGGGTATGGTCGCGTGAATATGCAAAACATGGTGGCGCTGGGTTCGCACGATACCGAGACCCACGTGATTGATGCGCGCGACGGTGTTGCGCAAGATCAAGCGGTCACTTACACGATCACTGTCACGAAAGAATCAGGCTTGTATGCGAACTTGGTTTGGACGGATGCTCCGGGCTCTCCCAATGCTGCTGCGGCTTTGGTGAACGACCTTGATTTGGAGCTAATGTATCCTGATGGTCACATTTGGAAGTCCGAAGACCACGTGAATAACGTTGAAAGCCTGGAGTTGTCAGGCCTAACGCCCGGAATTTACCAACTGACAATTAGGGGCTATAGAGTTCCCGAAGGCCCGAGAAATACTCAAGCTTTTGCTTTAATCTACTCAGTTCGGCCACTTTAG